A window of the Bradyrhizobium diazoefficiens genome harbors these coding sequences:
- a CDS encoding response regulator transcription factor has product MRILLVEDEAEMATALSSALRRYDMVVDHAPTLADAEEAISADVHAAVLLDRQLPDGDGLTLIPKLRARADGVPIIVLTARGELADRIAGLDSGADDYLAKPFAVEELLARLRAVLRRPAGLSPDIIHAGRIAFDVGHREASIDGQPFELPRRELLVLEALIRRMGRTVLRSALEEAVYNFDDEIQSNALDTHVSRLRRKLAEVGAGVEIHGIRGVGYLLKKLS; this is encoded by the coding sequence ATGCGGATTTTGCTCGTCGAGGATGAGGCGGAGATGGCCACGGCGCTTTCGTCGGCGCTCAGGCGCTACGACATGGTGGTGGATCACGCCCCCACGCTCGCGGACGCGGAGGAAGCGATTTCCGCCGACGTCCATGCCGCCGTCCTGCTCGACCGCCAGCTTCCCGACGGCGACGGCCTCACGCTGATTCCGAAGCTGCGCGCACGCGCCGACGGTGTGCCCATCATCGTCCTGACCGCGCGCGGCGAGCTCGCCGACCGCATTGCCGGGCTCGACAGTGGCGCCGACGATTATCTGGCCAAGCCGTTCGCGGTCGAGGAGCTGCTGGCGCGGCTGCGTGCGGTGCTGCGGCGGCCCGCGGGCCTGTCCCCGGACATCATCCATGCCGGCCGCATCGCCTTCGATGTCGGCCATCGCGAGGCCAGCATCGACGGCCAGCCGTTCGAGCTGCCACGCCGTGAGCTACTGGTGCTCGAAGCCCTGATCCGCCGCATGGGCCGCACGGTGCTGCGCTCGGCGCTCGAAGAGGCAGTCTACAATTTCGACGACGAAATCCAGTCGAATGCGCTGGACACCCATGTCTCGCGGCTGCGCCGCAAGCTTGCGGAAGTCGGCGCCGGCGTGGAGATCCACGGCATTCGCGGCGTCGGCTATCTCCTGAAGAAGCTATCATGA
- the eno gene encoding phosphopyruvate hydratase codes for MTAIIDIIGREILDSRGNPTVEVDVVLEDGALGRAAVPSGASTGAHEAVELRDGDKARYLGKGVTKAVGAVNGEIFEALSGLDVEQQAQIDQIMIDLDGTPNKSRLGANAILGVSLACAKAAANSLDMPLYRYVGGTSARLLPVPMMNIINGGVHADNPIDFQEFMILPVGASSFVEGLRYGAEVFHTLKSELKKAGHNTNVGDEGGFAPNLPSADAALEFVMNAIGKAGYKAGTDIVIGLDCASTEFFKDGKYVYEGEGKTRSISEQARYLADLVGRYPIVTIEDGMSEDDMDGWKEITDLIGKKCQLVGDDLFVTNVKRLAEGIKAGRANSILIKVNQIGTLTETLAAVEMAHKAGYTSVMSHRSGETEDSTIADLAVATNCGQIKTGSLARSDRTAKYNQLLRIEQQLGKQALYGGKAALKALA; via the coding sequence ATGACGGCCATCATCGACATCATCGGACGCGAAATCCTCGATAGCCGCGGCAATCCCACCGTCGAGGTCGACGTCGTGCTGGAAGATGGCGCGCTCGGCCGCGCCGCGGTGCCATCGGGCGCCTCCACCGGCGCCCATGAGGCGGTCGAGCTGCGCGATGGCGACAAGGCCCGCTATCTCGGCAAGGGCGTCACCAAGGCGGTCGGCGCCGTCAACGGCGAGATCTTTGAGGCCCTGAGCGGCCTCGATGTCGAGCAGCAGGCCCAGATCGACCAGATCATGATCGACCTCGACGGCACGCCGAACAAGAGCCGGCTCGGCGCCAACGCCATCCTCGGCGTCTCGCTCGCCTGCGCCAAGGCGGCCGCGAACTCGCTCGACATGCCGCTGTATCGCTACGTCGGCGGCACCTCGGCGCGGCTCTTGCCGGTGCCGATGATGAACATCATCAATGGCGGCGTGCATGCCGACAATCCGATCGACTTCCAGGAGTTCATGATCCTGCCCGTGGGCGCGTCGTCCTTCGTCGAAGGCCTACGCTATGGTGCGGAAGTGTTCCACACCCTGAAGTCGGAGCTGAAGAAGGCCGGCCACAACACCAATGTCGGCGACGAGGGCGGCTTCGCCCCGAACCTGCCGTCAGCGGACGCCGCGCTCGAATTCGTCATGAACGCCATCGGCAAGGCCGGCTACAAGGCGGGCACCGACATCGTGATCGGCCTCGACTGCGCCTCGACCGAGTTCTTCAAGGACGGCAAGTACGTCTATGAAGGCGAGGGCAAGACCCGTTCGATCTCCGAGCAGGCCAGGTATCTCGCTGACCTCGTCGGCCGCTATCCGATCGTGACCATCGAGGACGGCATGTCGGAAGACGACATGGACGGCTGGAAGGAGATCACCGACCTCATCGGCAAGAAGTGCCAGCTCGTCGGCGACGACCTCTTCGTCACCAACGTCAAGCGCCTCGCCGAAGGCATCAAGGCCGGCCGCGCCAACTCGATCCTGATCAAGGTCAACCAGATCGGCACGCTGACCGAGACGCTCGCCGCCGTCGAGATGGCGCACAAGGCCGGCTACACCTCGGTGATGTCGCACCGCTCCGGGGAGACCGAGGATTCCACCATCGCTGACCTCGCGGTCGCCACCAATTGCGGTCAGATCAAGACCGGCTCCCTTGCACGTTCCGATCGCACCGCCAAATACAACCAGCTCCTCCGCATCGAGCAGCAACTCGGCAAGCAGGCGCTCTACGGCGGCAAGGCGGCACTGAAGGCGCTGGCATAA
- a CDS encoding class I SAM-dependent methyltransferase → MPNDFLSFFMSWMSSPRRVGAIAPSGAALADLITREITEKTGPILELGPGTGAFTYKLLKRGVRPQDLTLIEYGSDFMRLLQMRFPGARVLWMDAARLATERLYDGAPVGAVVSGLPLLNMSTRKVISILGGAFSYVRPGGAFYQFTYGLSCPIPRPVLDRLGLRATLVDRAFLNMPPAAVYKLTRRPQMTIIAGSVAPDASAPLAREALHREHDFTAMP, encoded by the coding sequence ATGCCCAACGATTTCCTCTCCTTCTTCATGTCGTGGATGTCTTCGCCGCGTCGGGTCGGCGCGATCGCGCCATCGGGCGCGGCGCTCGCCGATCTCATCACGCGCGAAATCACCGAGAAGACCGGCCCGATCCTCGAGCTCGGTCCCGGCACCGGTGCGTTCACCTACAAGCTCTTGAAGCGCGGCGTCAGGCCACAGGATCTCACGCTGATCGAATACGGCTCGGACTTCATGAGGCTCTTGCAGATGCGCTTCCCCGGCGCGCGCGTGCTGTGGATGGACGCGGCACGGCTCGCGACGGAGCGGCTCTATGACGGTGCGCCCGTCGGCGCCGTCGTGAGCGGCCTGCCGCTGCTCAACATGTCGACGCGCAAGGTCATCTCGATCCTCGGTGGCGCATTCAGCTATGTCCGCCCCGGCGGCGCCTTCTATCAGTTCACCTATGGCTTGAGCTGCCCGATCCCGCGTCCGGTGCTCGATCGTCTCGGCCTGCGCGCCACGCTGGTGGATCGCGCCTTCCTGAACATGCCTCCGGCCGCCGTCTACAAGCTGACGCGGCGGCCGCAGATGACGATCATTGCGGGATCGGTTGCGCCCGACGCGTCAGCACCGCTCGCTCGCGAGGCGCTGCATCGCGAGCACGACTTCACCGCGATGCCTTAG
- a CDS encoding sensor histidine kinase, whose amino-acid sequence MSKHDDPYCLRSRLSWRLLALQAALLLALVAVVVGALCASGFVLAERDEDRVIDVVQRALARSVDGDLTLRSTPDLKQLRAETPDLWFLVRDRQGHSLTEGAVPAEFAAIGGGLDQISQARLGWQMFEDDPRKPAARLKRVETDAGNVQIITATQGRLTGAKALFMTSLAFLGIALPGLLVMGTATFIATPMIVQRAFRRLDTTADQARRIDIHQRGARLSVERIPLEVVPLVTAVNDALARLDQGYARHKRFVADAAHELRTPIAILNTRLESLPSGPDKTRLLEDAARLATLAEQLLDIQRLDRCGHPFTRVDLVAIAQSAAADLAPLAIAAGYELELDAPSTPIETIGDAAALERALTNLVQNAIQHGPRRGTIGIRVSKPACIEVSDDGTGIPPDQREQIFEPFYRLSPLDRGAGLGLNMVREIVLLHGGQVSVTDGADGGTCFRMTLRPSPQI is encoded by the coding sequence ATGAGCAAGCACGACGATCCCTATTGCTTGCGCTCGCGATTGAGCTGGCGCCTGCTTGCGCTCCAGGCCGCACTGTTGCTGGCGCTGGTTGCCGTCGTCGTCGGTGCGCTCTGCGCCTCAGGCTTCGTGCTCGCGGAGCGCGACGAGGACCGCGTCATCGATGTCGTGCAGCGTGCACTCGCACGTAGCGTTGACGGCGACCTGACCCTGCGGTCGACACCCGATTTGAAACAGCTGCGTGCCGAGACACCGGACCTCTGGTTTCTGGTCCGCGACCGGCAAGGACATTCACTCACCGAAGGTGCCGTGCCGGCGGAATTCGCGGCGATCGGTGGCGGTCTCGACCAGATCAGCCAGGCGCGGCTCGGCTGGCAGATGTTCGAAGACGATCCACGCAAGCCGGCGGCGCGGCTGAAGCGCGTCGAGACCGATGCCGGCAATGTGCAAATCATCACGGCGACGCAAGGCAGGCTGACCGGTGCCAAGGCGCTATTCATGACCTCGCTGGCGTTTCTCGGCATTGCCCTGCCCGGCCTGCTTGTGATGGGCACCGCAACCTTCATCGCGACGCCGATGATCGTGCAGCGCGCCTTTAGGCGGCTCGATACGACCGCAGACCAGGCGCGGCGCATCGACATCCATCAGCGCGGCGCGCGGCTGTCGGTGGAGCGAATTCCGCTCGAGGTCGTGCCGCTGGTGACCGCGGTCAACGACGCGCTGGCGCGGCTCGACCAGGGCTATGCCCGTCACAAGCGCTTCGTTGCGGATGCCGCCCACGAGTTGCGCACTCCAATCGCGATCCTGAACACGCGACTGGAATCGCTGCCCTCAGGTCCGGACAAGACCAGGCTGCTGGAGGATGCGGCGCGGCTGGCCACGCTTGCCGAGCAATTGCTCGATATCCAGCGGCTCGACCGCTGCGGCCATCCGTTCACGCGCGTCGACCTCGTCGCGATCGCGCAAAGCGCGGCTGCCGACCTCGCACCGCTTGCGATCGCCGCGGGCTATGAGCTGGAGCTCGACGCGCCCTCAACGCCGATCGAGACGATCGGTGATGCAGCCGCGCTGGAGCGCGCGCTGACCAATCTCGTGCAGAACGCGATCCAGCACGGCCCTCGCCGGGGCACGATCGGCATTCGCGTGAGCAAGCCCGCCTGCATCGAGGTCTCCGATGACGGCACCGGCATTCCACCCGATCAACGCGAGCAGATCTTCGAGCCGTTCTACCGGCTCTCGCCACTCGATCGCGGCGCCGGCCTCGGTCTCAACATGGTGCGCGAGATCGTGCTGCTGCATGGCGGCCAGGTCTCGGTCACCGATGGCGCGGACGGCGGCACCTGCTTCAGAATGACGCTGCGGCCAAGCCCGCAGATTTGA
- a CDS encoding serine hydrolase produces the protein MSSLTADLDRFVEDVRRHYRVPGIAVAIVRGGQVIHVAAYGLRRLGSDATADIDTAFAIGSCTKAVTSAVAAALVDDGKFGWDDRVRTYLPDFQLHDPWISDHVTIRDLLANRTGLSRASVGEYGSDLSRADILQRTQTIPSACGFRDQFAYCNIGFVAAAEAMAQCSGATFDRLVDQHILRPLGMTASRVGGSAVVTDNVAVPHYPIDGEVRPVPAMVTDNLLGALGMMMSARDAARWLAFHLGEQARRSAIAETHLLQIAKRDRRLDEGYGLGWYVRNRRVQHEGAQRGFRANIWCDLEAGTGIFVATNLGIGRAHFAITNHIIQRCRGETLLDWIAEIDRLDQCELNQRMASFVQERRDRPISSSGLRLNDFTGTFRHPGFGVLRIDSRGDHLWFRIEHLSGFDGPLMRYSAMGFEYQGDRDSMAWPPLAIPREPRGDCARVQFRAENGVVNGLAWSDWFGTAHFFRDRTG, from the coding sequence GTGAGCTCATTGACCGCCGACCTCGACCGGTTCGTCGAGGATGTGCGCCGGCACTACCGGGTGCCGGGTATCGCTGTTGCAATTGTCCGTGGCGGGCAGGTCATTCACGTCGCTGCGTACGGACTGCGCCGTCTCGGCAGCGATGCGACCGCCGATATCGACACCGCATTCGCGATCGGCTCCTGTACCAAGGCCGTCACATCAGCGGTTGCGGCCGCGCTGGTCGATGATGGCAAGTTCGGCTGGGATGACCGCGTTCGCACCTATCTGCCGGACTTCCAGCTTCACGATCCCTGGATCAGCGATCACGTGACGATCCGGGATCTCTTGGCTAACCGGACTGGGCTTTCGCGCGCCAGCGTCGGCGAATACGGCTCCGACCTGAGCCGGGCCGATATCCTGCAGCGGACGCAGACCATTCCCTCGGCCTGCGGCTTTCGCGATCAATTCGCATATTGCAATATCGGCTTTGTCGCGGCCGCGGAGGCGATGGCCCAATGTTCCGGCGCGACCTTTGATCGCTTGGTCGATCAGCACATCCTGCGTCCTCTCGGGATGACCGCCAGCAGGGTCGGCGGTTCGGCTGTAGTCACGGACAACGTGGCGGTGCCGCATTATCCGATCGACGGTGAGGTGCGGCCCGTTCCGGCGATGGTCACCGACAATCTTCTTGGCGCGCTGGGCATGATGATGAGCGCGCGAGATGCGGCACGATGGCTCGCTTTCCATCTCGGTGAACAAGCGCGCAGGTCAGCGATCGCGGAAACGCATCTGCTGCAGATCGCCAAACGCGACCGCCGCCTCGACGAAGGTTATGGTCTTGGCTGGTACGTCCGCAACCGACGCGTCCAGCATGAGGGGGCCCAGCGCGGATTCCGCGCCAACATCTGGTGCGATCTTGAGGCCGGGACTGGAATCTTCGTCGCCACGAATTTGGGCATCGGGAGGGCTCACTTCGCCATCACCAATCACATCATCCAACGCTGCCGCGGCGAAACCCTGCTCGACTGGATCGCCGAGATCGATCGGCTCGATCAGTGCGAGCTGAACCAGCGGATGGCGAGTTTTGTGCAGGAGCGGCGCGATCGACCGATATCATCGTCGGGCCTGCGGCTGAACGACTTCACGGGCACGTTTCGGCATCCCGGATTCGGCGTGCTACGCATCGACTCTCGCGGTGACCATCTGTGGTTTCGGATTGAGCACCTCTCCGGTTTCGATGGACCGCTGATGCGCTACTCGGCGATGGGCTTCGAGTACCAGGGCGACCGCGACTCGATGGCGTGGCCACCGCTTGCGATTCCGCGGGAGCCGCGCGGCGACTGTGCCCGGGTGCAGTTCAGAGCGGAGAACGGCGTCGTCAACGGGCTGGCTTGGTCGGATTGGTTCGGCACAGCCCACTTCTTTCGGGATCGGACCGGCTGA
- the kdsA gene encoding 3-deoxy-8-phosphooctulonate synthase, translating into MSTSQSAAPVVTVGSVKFGNDLPISIIAGPCQLESRQHALEVASALKEIAARLKIGLVYKTSFDKANRTSASAERGLGLAQSLPIFAEIRSSLGLPVLTDVHDAAQCADVAQAVDVLQIPAFLCRQTDLLLAAAATGKVVNVKKGQFLAPWDMTNVVSKITSANNPNVLVTERGASFGYNTLVSDMRSLSIMARTTGAPVIFDATHSVQQPGGKGASSGGEREFVPVLARAAVAVGVAGVFIETHPDPDRAPSDGPNMVPLHQFEGLIRTLMAFDALAKGQAH; encoded by the coding sequence TTGAGCACCAGTCAATCTGCAGCGCCGGTCGTCACCGTCGGGTCGGTCAAATTCGGCAATGATCTGCCGATCTCGATCATTGCCGGCCCGTGCCAGCTCGAAAGCCGTCAGCATGCGCTGGAGGTCGCCTCCGCGCTGAAGGAGATCGCGGCGCGGCTCAAGATCGGGCTCGTCTACAAGACCTCCTTCGACAAGGCCAACCGCACCAGCGCGTCGGCGGAGCGCGGTCTTGGCTTAGCGCAGTCGCTGCCGATCTTCGCCGAGATCCGTTCCTCGCTGGGCTTGCCCGTGCTGACCGACGTGCACGACGCCGCGCAATGCGCCGACGTGGCGCAGGCCGTCGACGTCCTGCAGATCCCGGCCTTCCTGTGCCGGCAGACCGATCTGCTGCTCGCCGCGGCCGCAACCGGCAAGGTGGTCAACGTCAAGAAGGGGCAATTCCTGGCGCCCTGGGACATGACGAATGTCGTGAGCAAGATCACCAGCGCCAACAATCCCAACGTGCTCGTCACCGAACGCGGCGCCTCCTTCGGCTACAACACGCTGGTCTCCGACATGCGTTCGCTGTCGATCATGGCGCGAACGACCGGCGCGCCCGTGATCTTCGATGCCACCCATTCGGTGCAGCAGCCTGGCGGGAAGGGCGCGTCCTCCGGCGGCGAACGCGAATTCGTGCCGGTGCTGGCGCGCGCGGCCGTGGCCGTCGGCGTCGCCGGCGTGTTCATCGAGACTCACCCTGATCCCGATCGCGCGCCTTCCGACGGCCCGAACATGGTGCCGCTGCATCAGTTCGAAGGGCTGATCCGCACCCTGATGGCATTCGACGCGCTAGCGAAGGGCCAAGCGCACTGA
- a CDS encoding Vgb family protein, which produces MNRRQFLASSTALLAIRPSIALEGPFRTKYFPISPGIGLHDLAPAPDGAVWFTAQGAGMLGRLNPKDGTSKTISLGDGAAPHGVTIGPDGAPWITEGGQNAIARVDPSHLKVTLFRLPEKFADANLNTGVFDRAGTYWFTGQSGYYGRLAPQSGAMDVFNAPKGVGPYGIAVTPKGDVWYASLAGSYIAKIDLATGHANVVEPPTPGQGSRRVWSDSKSRIWVSEWNSGHVSVHDPADGSWKTWKLPGEHPRTYAVYVDDRDKVWLTDFSANAIVRFDPVTEQFNVFASDRANANVRQLDGRPGELWGCESGNDRIVLIQTTAAG; this is translated from the coding sequence ATGAATCGCCGCCAGTTTCTTGCTTCGAGCACAGCCCTCCTCGCAATCCGCCCAAGTATCGCCCTGGAAGGCCCGTTCCGGACGAAATATTTCCCGATAAGCCCAGGCATCGGCCTGCACGATCTCGCCCCCGCCCCAGACGGCGCGGTCTGGTTCACCGCACAGGGCGCGGGCATGCTCGGCCGGCTCAACCCCAAGGATGGCACCTCGAAGACGATCAGCCTCGGCGACGGCGCCGCCCCGCACGGCGTGACCATCGGCCCCGACGGGGCGCCCTGGATCACCGAGGGCGGCCAGAACGCGATCGCGCGGGTCGATCCGTCCCACCTCAAGGTTACGCTGTTCCGCCTGCCCGAAAAGTTCGCTGACGCCAATCTCAACACCGGCGTGTTCGACAGAGCCGGCACCTACTGGTTCACCGGCCAATCCGGCTATTACGGCCGCCTCGCGCCGCAATCCGGCGCGATGGACGTCTTCAACGCGCCCAAGGGCGTCGGTCCCTACGGCATCGCTGTGACGCCGAAGGGCGATGTCTGGTACGCCTCGCTCGCCGGCAGCTACATCGCGAAGATCGATCTCGCAACCGGCCACGCCAATGTCGTCGAGCCGCCGACCCCAGGCCAGGGCTCGCGGCGCGTCTGGTCGGATTCGAAGAGCCGAATCTGGGTCAGCGAATGGAACAGCGGCCATGTCTCAGTCCATGATCCGGCAGACGGCTCCTGGAAAACCTGGAAGCTGCCGGGCGAGCATCCCCGCACCTACGCCGTCTATGTCGACGACAGGGACAAGGTCTGGCTGACGGACTTTTCCGCCAACGCGATTGTCCGTTTCGATCCAGTGACTGAGCAGTTTAACGTCTTCGCCAGCGACAGGGCCAATGCCAATGTCCGCCAACTCGACGGCAGGCCGGGCGAACTCTGGGGCTGCGAGTCCGGCAACGACCGGATTGTGCTGATTCAGACAACCGCCGCTGGTTGA
- a CDS encoding universal stress protein — protein MYANILLSTDGSDVARKGVEHGIALAKALNAKATIVTVTEALPIDYGGGHDSGWIPSQDEIASFDAACKERAGKVLDQARAMADRSGLSVELLHVPNAHPATAIVGTAKSRGCDLIVMASHGRRGLRKLFLGSQTSEVLVNGSVPVLVVP, from the coding sequence ATGTACGCCAATATCCTCTTGAGCACCGATGGTTCGGATGTCGCAAGAAAAGGCGTCGAGCATGGAATTGCTCTGGCAAAAGCCTTGAATGCCAAAGCGACCATCGTCACCGTGACTGAAGCGCTGCCGATCGATTATGGCGGCGGACACGATTCGGGATGGATTCCTTCGCAGGACGAGATTGCTAGCTTCGACGCGGCCTGCAAGGAACGGGCAGGCAAAGTGCTTGATCAAGCGCGAGCCATGGCAGACCGGAGCGGGCTGTCGGTCGAACTCTTGCATGTTCCGAATGCGCATCCGGCCACTGCGATTGTCGGAACGGCAAAGTCCAGAGGCTGCGATTTGATTGTCATGGCTTCTCATGGGCGTCGCGGCCTCAGGAAGCTGTTTCTGGGAAGTCAGACGTCCGAAGTTCTCGTCAACGGAAGCGTGCCGGTATTGGTCGTGCCGTAG
- a CDS encoding NIPSNAP family protein, whose protein sequence is MIYEMRQYRCVPGRLPALLKRFETITLKIWEKHGIRQAGFFTTLIGESHQELTYFLAWESLAEREKKWSAFVTDPDWIEGSAKSVADGEIVANIVSQILKPTAFSSVK, encoded by the coding sequence ATGATCTACGAGATGCGCCAGTATCGTTGCGTGCCCGGCCGTCTGCCGGCGCTGCTGAAGCGCTTTGAAACGATCACGCTGAAAATCTGGGAGAAGCATGGCATCCGCCAGGCCGGGTTCTTCACCACGCTGATCGGCGAGTCCCACCAGGAGCTGACCTATTTCCTGGCCTGGGAGTCGCTCGCCGAGCGCGAGAAGAAGTGGAGCGCCTTCGTGACCGACCCGGACTGGATCGAGGGGAGCGCCAAATCGGTGGCCGATGGCGAGATCGTGGCCAACATCGTCAGCCAGATTCTGAAGCCGACGGCTTTCTCTTCGGTCAAATAG
- the queF gene encoding preQ(1) synthase — protein MAKKSLQLGRAVEWPHTPEQAQLDRVPNPQKDADYLVRFTVPEFTSLCPVTGQPDFAHLMIDYAPGQWLLESKSLKLYIASFRNHGAFHEDCTVMIGKRIAAEIKPKFLRIGGYWYPRGGIPIDVFWQTGRVPRGLWVPEQGVAPYRGRG, from the coding sequence ATGGCGAAAAAATCTCTCCAGCTCGGCCGCGCGGTCGAATGGCCGCACACACCGGAACAAGCCCAGCTCGACCGCGTGCCCAATCCGCAAAAGGATGCGGATTATCTGGTCCGTTTCACCGTGCCGGAATTCACCTCGCTCTGCCCGGTGACCGGCCAGCCCGATTTCGCCCATCTGATGATCGACTACGCGCCCGGCCAATGGCTGCTGGAGTCGAAATCGCTGAAACTCTACATCGCGAGCTTCCGCAACCACGGCGCCTTCCACGAGGACTGCACCGTGATGATCGGCAAGCGCATCGCCGCCGAGATCAAGCCGAAATTCTTGCGCATTGGCGGCTATTGGTACCCGCGCGGCGGCATCCCGATCGACGTGTTCTGGCAGACCGGCCGCGTGCCGAGAGGCCTGTGGGTGCCCGAGCAAGGCGTCGCGCCCTATCGCGGCCGGGGCTAG
- a CDS encoding MFS transporter → MHEPLARPSSDQKFPPAINIIALASFSAALSTRALDPVLPHVAEEFSISITTAASIAAGYALIYALIQPIVGAAADLFGKARLMTLCLALLGVACILGALSTSFSGLFASRMLAGIASGGVFPVALGLTADLVVPAKRQVAIGRTLAGSMTGNLLGATASGIIGDLVGWRGVLVIIGALGLIAAVAVAAGFRGAALTAPPKSDLKTLRQGYRTILANPNARYCYSAVFVEGCCVFGLFPFIAALLFDLGETSLSIAGIVIAGFAVGGLFYTFTVSRFLPRLGVKGMMIAGASLVALQLAALALGPGWKVQFTIMLLMGWGFYMIHGCLQVFASELSVEARATAMSLHSFFFFMGQTVGPLAYGLGLQHGGRVPTLFASAGIMVVLGLVCARMLKPRAPSDARA, encoded by the coding sequence ATGCACGAGCCCCTGGCCAGGCCGTCGTCCGACCAGAAGTTTCCGCCTGCGATCAATATCATCGCGCTCGCCAGCTTCTCCGCTGCGTTGTCGACGCGCGCGCTCGATCCGGTGCTGCCGCATGTTGCGGAAGAATTTTCGATCAGCATCACGACGGCGGCGAGCATCGCGGCCGGCTATGCGCTGATTTACGCGCTGATCCAGCCGATTGTCGGCGCGGCGGCCGACTTGTTCGGCAAGGCGCGGCTGATGACGTTGTGCCTGGCGCTGCTCGGCGTCGCCTGCATTCTGGGCGCGCTTTCCACATCGTTCTCGGGTCTGTTCGCGAGCCGCATGCTCGCGGGCATCGCCTCGGGCGGCGTGTTCCCGGTTGCGCTCGGCCTCACCGCCGATCTCGTTGTGCCGGCGAAACGGCAGGTGGCGATCGGGCGCACGCTGGCGGGGTCGATGACCGGCAATCTGCTCGGCGCGACCGCTTCGGGCATCATCGGCGATCTCGTCGGCTGGCGCGGCGTGCTCGTCATCATCGGCGCACTCGGCCTGATTGCGGCCGTTGCCGTCGCGGCGGGCTTTCGCGGCGCCGCGCTGACGGCGCCGCCGAAGAGCGATCTGAAGACCCTGCGGCAGGGCTATCGCACCATCCTCGCCAATCCCAACGCGCGTTATTGCTATTCGGCCGTATTCGTCGAGGGCTGCTGCGTGTTCGGCCTGTTTCCCTTCATCGCCGCCTTGCTGTTCGATCTCGGTGAGACCTCGTTGTCGATTGCGGGCATCGTCATCGCGGGTTTCGCGGTCGGCGGACTGTTCTACACCTTCACGGTCTCGCGCTTCCTGCCGCGACTGGGCGTCAAGGGAATGATGATCGCAGGTGCGAGCCTCGTCGCGCTCCAGCTCGCGGCACTCGCCCTTGGGCCCGGCTGGAAGGTCCAATTCACCATCATGCTGCTGATGGGCTGGGGCTTCTACATGATCCATGGCTGCTTGCAGGTGTTCGCCAGCGAGCTGTCGGTCGAGGCGCGGGCGACAGCGATGTCGCTGCACTCGTTCTTTTTCTTCATGGGCCAGACGGTCGGTCCGCTCGCTTATGGCCTGGGTCTCCAGCATGGAGGTCGAGTGCCGACGCTGTTTGCGAGCGCAGGGATCATGGTGGTGCTGGGGCTCGTCTGTGCGCGGATGCTCAAGCCGCGAGCACCGTCCGATGCGCGGGCCTGA